The genomic region CATTAGCGCCGACCCCGTGATGGCCTCGGGCTTACTACCAATGCATCTAACTTGTTGACCAGAGACATTGGAGCGGGAGCTCCGAAGTCAGACTAATAATTGCTTGCTGCACCTCGTCCGGCATCTCGAACctgttcttcaacaccacatTTCCCGATGCATAGTTGCAAACCATAAATACTCATTAGGATACTCATCCAGAGCTTGACCAACGTACTCATGCCAGTCATCAGTCCAAGCGAGGCAGCAAAACATGGCCACAAAATACTCCCAGTAAACAAGACTCCACGACGCATACTCCCAGACGATTATAACCAATGACCCATCGTCTAATATCATGATGTTCTTCCTTTGGAGGTCGCTATGTGAGAATACGGGACTATTGTCAccgttgaagatggctggAAAAGCTCGTTGGTAGTACCGAACCTTTTGGGCTCCTCTTGGGCCAAGCTCAATGGCGTATGATCGAATAATAGCATCGACGAACTCTCTTTCGCTCTTCAATGGCCCTGTAATATCATCTTGCATGAACAAGTGTATATTTGGTGGACCACCGTGGGTTGTGCCAAAGTGCCCAGGGTGTTTCAATTGCCGAAGCTCATCGAAATATGTGCGAAGAGTACGGGCAATTGAAGCCTTGCACGTCGGTTCGATGTCGCTCCACAGGTCCATCAGTGACTTACCCGGTATATATTCCATGAGAATGCAGGTGATGGTTTTCTTGCCCTCTTTTCTTTGATAGATTGTGTAGAACCTAGGTACCGGTATCGTAGTGTGCTTTGCTACGTAGAGCATGTTATTGGCTTCGATTGGTCGGACATCTCTACCGAATTTCATGATAAATCTCTGCTGGATTTTGACAACATTGGCACCCCATTCTCTATTAGGAATGATTTCCCTGCTCTCTATGTCATTTGGAGTCAGCAGCGGTGTCGTATAGTCCTGCGACGCATCCTCGAACAGGACGTCGTACGGCAGCCCTCGGGATTCTGTCGACTCCATGTCTGTTGGCATTATTGCTTTTGGTAGGATGGTTTGGCTGATAAGTATTCTGTTCGAGAAAGTGCTAAATAAGCCGAAAGAGGGGAAAGAAAATGGCGGCACGAGTTAATAGGCATCCAACGTAACAGGACCAACACGACTAATAACCCCTGTCACAATTTTAGGCGGAGGGATTGGCATGGGCACACCAGCTTGATTTCTGGAGCAAGATTATTATCTGAATGCGATACCTCTATTCTAACACAACAAGGGGAAATTGTATTAGCCGTTGAAAACCCTGTCGGAGCTACAGACGTGCAAGCCTAAGAGCAAGTACCGCGATATCATGCGCCCTTCTCCCACTCAAGCCCATAACCATTAGTTGCCCCATACAGCTTGCACGCGGTATAAAAGTCATCACCGTTGATGACGTTGCCTGGTTTCTGGATGCATTTAACACCATCAAATGTCGCCTGATGCTCTTGTCAAATGTTTACTCCAAGATTGTAAGGGGGCTACTTACAACAGATCCCCAGCGCATGGCACAGACAGCCTTGGTCCAATCATTTCGGGGAATCCACCCTTCAGGAGTGTTCAAGCAGCAGTTGTAACTACTATGGTCCTTTGAACTTATCTGTTGTATCAGTACGAGTGTTAATACAATGAAATCGGTGGGAGTTTATGTACCCATGTGCCGCTTGGGCAAGAAAGAGGCCAAGGGCCAGTGCCTTAATAGTAACTTCCATTATTATTATCTGTATCGAAGGGGAGATAGAAAGTAAAGTGTGCTTGATAAAAGTCTGGATTGGATTTGAGAAGGAAAACAACCCCTTTTTACGTTCAGTCTTCATCCATCACTTCATCACCGCGCCTTCGATACATAAGCCAACTAGAACATGATCCGACTCTCTGATCATGTATTACAAAGGTAATAAAACAATATTCTGAAGCCAGGAAATGAATCTATCCACTCCATTCCTGGTAGCTGCGTTGCTCGAGCGTTGTCTCCACGGAATTGCCTTGCGTCAACTCCACCGACTTCACAGGAAAGAACTGACACTTCGAACTGCCGTGCTTCTGATTGTGGCTTCTCGTGGCCTATACTTTGAACAAGTATTTTATACTTTTGCCAGTATGGTAAGACTTGAGCCCAACAACACAGGATATATGGCTAGTGGATTGTCATAGAGCTATATGTTCTAACAGCACATTTTAATCAATAAACATACTAGGTTGCCGCTACATATTGTGTTAGATATATCTGTCTTTAAAATATGCCTTTACTTGCATCCTTGACTCATATCGCTATTTTCATGGCTAGTACCAGTCTTGATTCATCTCGGGTTCCATAGTATCTGTATTCCATCGCATTGATCATGGTGCCTTTATGTGACTTATGTGACTACTGGGTCTTGTCGAACCTGTCGTTCCAGCATATGACGTACCCTGTAGCTGGCGAAATCTTTGCTGTTGCCTCGCCACAATTCCGAATTTCGTCCCACTTCCCATTTCTGCAACGAGAGGTAGTATTAGTCATTCCGAGATTAATTGGACAAGAGCACTGGTTCAACAAGCTGATCCATGCAATTAAGCATCGTGGAAGTTTCCGTATGCTACCCGGTCTCATCGGAACCTTCGCGTAACTGTCGGGTAATGAAAAGTGGAGATACCTACACATGTTGGTACACGCTTTTGTGAAGAAGGGTTCATATTACAAGAGTATGTATCGACTGAACAATACGGATTGTAATTCTTATGGATAATTCTCAGTACAATGGCAGTTCCATCGACAACGAAT from Fusarium oxysporum Fo47 chromosome III, complete sequence harbors:
- a CDS encoding kinase-like domain-containing protein: MPTDMESTESRGLPYDVLFEDASQDYTTPLLTPNDIESREIIPNREWGANVVKIQQRFIMKFGRDVRPIEANNMLYVAKHTTIPVPRFYTIYQRKEGKKTITCILMEYIPGKSLMDLWSDIEPTCKASIARTLRTYFDELRQLKHPGHFGTTHGGPPNIHLFMQDDITGPLKSEREFVDAIIRSYAIELGPRGAQKVRYYQRAFPAIFNGDNSPVFSHSDLQRKNIMILDDGSLVIIVWEYASWSLVYWEYFVAMFCCLAWTDDWHEYVGQALDEYPNEYLWFATMHREMWC